A genomic window from bacterium includes:
- a CDS encoding sugar phosphate isomerase/epimerase, which produces MNVSLSTHLFAFHDLDEAIFPLFRRYGFPLAEIWAMPPHFPSGDFPAADAVARRMASLGIRVASVHAPLYPDVRTYRKDRWYSLSSVDEAHRIESVAVTARAAGWLARNGGGTVVLHTSFPAGQWYPHRWGAFLSSMNELLDAVPDGVRFAVENTPVDSGQVSVILDIVDRYPADRVGVCLDLGHAHIEENALSAVRAAAPRLIHVHASDNRGEKDEHLIPGKGAIPWNGVTKALRETGFDGPFTVELRDYTRGESPSYRDFDQILSECRASLDRILGEIP; this is translated from the coding sequence TTGAACGTATCGCTGTCGACGCACCTGTTCGCCTTCCACGACCTGGACGAGGCGATTTTCCCGCTCTTTCGGCGGTACGGCTTCCCCCTCGCGGAGATCTGGGCGATGCCCCCCCACTTCCCGTCCGGCGACTTCCCGGCCGCGGACGCGGTCGCGCGCCGGATGGCTTCGCTCGGCATCCGGGTCGCGAGCGTTCACGCTCCCCTGTACCCGGACGTCCGCACGTACAGGAAGGACCGGTGGTACTCCCTCTCCTCCGTGGACGAGGCGCACCGGATCGAATCCGTCGCCGTGACCGCGCGTGCCGCCGGCTGGCTCGCCCGCAACGGCGGCGGAACCGTGGTCCTGCACACCTCGTTTCCGGCCGGGCAGTGGTACCCGCACCGGTGGGGCGCCTTTCTCTCCTCGATGAACGAACTTCTCGACGCGGTCCCCGACGGCGTCCGGTTCGCCGTCGAGAACACCCCCGTCGACTCCGGCCAGGTGAGCGTCATCCTCGACATCGTGGACCGGTACCCGGCGGACCGGGTGGGCGTCTGCCTCGACCTCGGACATGCCCACATCGAGGAGAACGCGCTTTCCGCCGTGCGCGCGGCGGCCCCCCGCCTGATCCACGTGCACGCCTCGGACAACCGCGGGGAAAAGGATGAACACCTCATCCCGGGAAAGGGAGCGATCCCCTGGAACGGCGTGACGAAGGCGTTGCGGGAAACCGGCTTCGACGGCCCCTTCACCGTGGAGCTTCGCGACTACACCCGAGGGGAGAGCCCGTCGTACAGGGACTTCGACCAGATCCTCTCCGAATGCCGCGCCTCCCTCGACCGGATCCTCGGGGAAATCCCTTGA
- a CDS encoding radical SAM protein, whose protein sequence is MRTSLPKETISLCPECLRTISAEVFEENGRVMMRKRCPDHGTFTDVIFSDVEMYLRLGQWYFGDGEGFANPVDGMGKECPDRCGICGSHSTHTSLANIELTGRCNLSCAVCFADANQKNSFEPSFEQVVGMLRRLRAQRPAPAFAVQFTGGEPTLHPRFLEIVAEARKMGFSHLQAATNGIRFADPEFARRARDAGLHYLYLQMDGTTDDVFLKIRGAALLETKLRVIDSARKAGLRIIFVPTIVKGVNDHQIGDLCRLAFDHLDVLSGISFQPMTFIGRYPESEREKLRFTLSDLSREFSRQTGLTHPLEDWFPLNAAVPLIRYAGAVTGNVAVNHACHPHCGLMTLFFVGRNREAVPITRFLDLRGLLGEVERLTGSARTSRVKSLSKIRALQAFYRFFREDRAPDGLTFPRFLKTLDGFAEKKYSWDGKYEGHTYKTFYVLGMHFMDAYNYDLERVSRCGVHYSAPDGRIYPFCTYNSGPVHRHRVEKTLASS, encoded by the coding sequence GTGCGGACGAGCCTCCCGAAGGAAACGATTTCCCTGTGCCCGGAATGTCTCCGCACGATCTCCGCCGAGGTTTTCGAAGAAAACGGCAGGGTGATGATGCGGAAGCGTTGCCCGGATCACGGCACGTTCACCGACGTCATCTTCTCGGACGTGGAGATGTACCTCCGCCTGGGCCAGTGGTATTTCGGGGACGGAGAGGGATTCGCGAATCCCGTCGACGGTATGGGGAAGGAGTGCCCGGACCGGTGCGGCATCTGCGGATCGCATTCGACGCACACCTCCCTCGCCAACATCGAACTCACCGGGCGCTGCAACCTGTCCTGCGCGGTCTGCTTCGCGGACGCCAACCAGAAGAATTCGTTCGAACCGTCGTTCGAACAGGTGGTGGGGATGCTCCGCCGTCTTCGCGCCCAACGCCCGGCGCCGGCATTCGCCGTCCAGTTCACGGGGGGCGAACCCACGCTGCACCCGCGATTTCTGGAAATCGTGGCGGAAGCCCGGAAAATGGGGTTTTCCCACCTCCAGGCGGCCACCAACGGCATCCGGTTCGCCGATCCGGAGTTCGCGCGAAGAGCGCGGGATGCCGGGCTCCATTACCTGTACCTGCAGATGGACGGGACGACCGACGACGTCTTCCTGAAGATCCGCGGGGCGGCGTTGCTGGAGACCAAACTCCGGGTGATCGATTCCGCGCGGAAGGCGGGCCTGCGCATCATCTTCGTCCCCACGATCGTGAAGGGGGTGAACGACCACCAGATCGGGGACCTCTGCCGGCTGGCCTTCGACCATCTCGACGTGCTGTCGGGGATTTCATTCCAGCCGATGACGTTCATCGGGAGGTATCCCGAATCGGAGCGGGAGAAGCTTCGGTTCACCCTGTCGGATCTTTCCCGGGAGTTCAGCCGCCAGACCGGGCTCACCCACCCCCTGGAGGATTGGTTCCCCCTGAACGCCGCGGTTCCCCTGATCCGATACGCGGGAGCCGTAACGGGGAACGTGGCGGTGAACCACGCGTGTCATCCCCATTGCGGGTTGATGACCCTGTTTTTCGTCGGCCGGAACCGCGAGGCCGTCCCGATCACGAGGTTCCTCGACCTCCGGGGACTTCTCGGAGAGGTGGAACGGCTGACGGGGAGCGCGAGGACGAGCCGCGTCAAGAGCTTGTCGAAGATCCGTGCCCTCCAGGCTTTTTACCGGTTTTTCCGGGAGGATCGGGCTCCGGACGGATTGACGTTTCCCCGTTTTCTCAAGACCCTCGACGGGTTCGCCGAAAAGAAGTACAGCTGGGACGGAAAGTACGAAGGCCACACATATAAAACCTTCTATGTCCTCGGGATGCATTTCATGGACGCCTACAATTACGATCTCGAGCGCGTGTCGCGCTGCGGCGTTCATTACTCGGCCCCCGACGGAAGAATCTACCCGTTTTGCACCTACAACTCGGGACCTGTTCACCGTCATCGGGTAGAGAAGACGCTTGCGTCTTCTTGA
- a CDS encoding ABC transporter substrate-binding protein — MSRICRLSIPFPVFLAFLIFAACAQKLPIDEGRLVIALPGAPVNVDPRVATDAYGEQILQMTHASLVGRDAAGEPVPDLAQRWESPDPMTYFFHLRPGVRFHDGRPLTSADVRYTFAWILDPANRSPHRGLYRHIAAVETPDPQTVVFRLNEPFAPFLSTMVRGIVPAGSPAGGYAPPVGAGPYRIDDLSPDGEAVLSAYDGYHGGPPAIRAVTVKFVPDSNVRFLELKMGSVNFTLNGVDPDLLPAAGRTGRLVVEEGRGGNVTYLGFNLRDRALSDARVRRAIALAIDRETIVRTIWKGRADLASSILPPGSWAHDPALSAVPFDPARARRLLGDAGFPDPDGEGPLPRLRLTYKTSQNEVRRRVATVIQEQLRHIGISVEIQSLEWGTFFSDIKKGTFQLYSLTWVGITDPDIFHHAFHSRSAPPDGANRGGYSDAEVDRLTEAARREPSREKRREMYRRVQRILARDLPVFPLWAGRNLLVRDRRLTGFQLTPDESYTPVRAMRIVPDPATSSTGVPR, encoded by the coding sequence ATGTCCCGTATCTGCCGGTTATCCATCCCTTTCCCCGTGTTCCTCGCGTTCCTGATCTTTGCCGCCTGCGCGCAGAAGTTGCCGATCGACGAGGGCAGGCTCGTGATCGCGCTGCCGGGGGCGCCCGTGAACGTCGACCCGCGGGTGGCGACCGACGCCTACGGCGAGCAGATCCTCCAGATGACGCACGCCTCCCTGGTTGGTCGCGACGCCGCCGGCGAACCGGTTCCCGACCTCGCCCAACGGTGGGAGTCGCCCGATCCCATGACGTACTTCTTCCACCTTCGGCCGGGGGTGCGGTTCCACGACGGGCGGCCGCTAACCTCCGCGGACGTGCGGTACACCTTCGCGTGGATCCTCGATCCGGCGAACCGGTCCCCCCACCGGGGGCTGTACCGGCACATTGCCGCGGTCGAAACTCCCGATCCGCAGACCGTCGTCTTCCGCCTCAACGAGCCGTTCGCCCCGTTCCTCTCCACGATGGTGCGCGGGATCGTCCCCGCAGGAAGCCCGGCGGGCGGCTATGCGCCGCCCGTGGGGGCGGGCCCCTACAGGATCGACGACCTCTCCCCCGACGGCGAGGCGGTTCTCTCCGCCTACGACGGGTATCACGGCGGTCCGCCCGCGATCCGCGCGGTGACGGTCAAGTTCGTCCCCGACAGCAACGTCCGCTTCCTCGAGCTGAAGATGGGGAGCGTGAACTTCACCCTCAACGGGGTCGACCCCGACCTGCTCCCGGCGGCGGGGAGGACCGGACGGCTCGTCGTCGAGGAAGGCCGCGGGGGGAACGTCACGTATCTCGGCTTCAATCTCCGCGACCGGGCGCTCTCCGACGCGAGGGTGCGGCGCGCGATCGCCCTCGCGATCGACCGGGAAACGATCGTCCGGACGATCTGGAAGGGGCGCGCCGACCTCGCCTCCTCGATCCTCCCCCCGGGCTCATGGGCGCACGATCCGGCTCTTTCCGCGGTGCCGTTCGATCCGGCGCGGGCCCGGCGGCTCCTCGGCGACGCCGGGTTCCCCGATCCGGACGGGGAGGGTCCTCTCCCCCGCCTCCGGCTGACGTACAAGACGTCGCAGAACGAGGTGCGCCGGCGCGTCGCGACCGTGATCCAGGAGCAGCTCCGCCATATCGGAATTTCCGTTGAAATCCAATCTCTTGAGTGGGGAACCTTCTTCTCCGACATCAAGAAGGGAACCTTCCAGCTTTACAGCCTCACCTGGGTCGGGATCACGGATCCCGACATCTTCCACCACGCCTTCCATTCCCGGTCCGCTCCCCCCGACGGCGCGAACCGCGGGGGGTACTCCGACGCCGAGGTCGACCGCCTGACGGAGGCGGCGCGGCGCGAACCGTCCAGGGAGAAGCGTCGCGAAATGTACCGGCGGGTGCAGCGGATCCTCGCGCGCGACCTGCCGGTGTTCCCGCTGTGGGCGGGCCGGAACCTGCTGGTCCGGGACCGCAGGCTGACGGGATTCCAGCTCACCCCGGACGAGAGCTACACACCCGTCCGCGCGATGCGGATCGTCCCGGATCCGGCGACCTCTTCGACCGGCGTGCCGCGGTGA
- a CDS encoding phosphotransferase — translation MTEGIDLAALRAGLAALFPSVDPMAADVSELAGDASTRRYYRVRPLPGAPLSSVVVMRYPDEAPPVPELPFLNVHRYLTAAGIPVPALLRSDPNANLLFLEDAGDTMLEDAVRGHGACGCLGLYEQCVEILVRIQSEGTRALDGNAIPPRLSFDVAKFAEEIDFFLLHAVREFGGIPLSEREERAIRDLFLPFLEQMSAFPRVLAHRDYHSRNVMVLGPAKTPGHRNLRILDFQDARMGNVFYDLASLLRDSYVTLPEDAVEDLRYAWRNAATAELRSAAGDPGAFSWRFDLAALQRNVKAIGTFGNQAHNRGKRIYLRFIPPTVAHLRGNFERNPPMRALAGTLLPILSALAEKASADGPP, via the coding sequence TTGACCGAAGGGATCGACCTCGCGGCGCTGCGCGCCGGACTCGCCGCCCTGTTCCCATCCGTGGACCCGATGGCGGCCGATGTGTCCGAACTCGCGGGCGACGCCTCCACCCGGAGGTACTACCGCGTTCGCCCCCTCCCCGGGGCGCCGCTTTCCTCCGTCGTCGTGATGCGATACCCGGACGAGGCGCCGCCGGTGCCGGAGCTTCCCTTCCTGAACGTCCACAGGTACCTGACGGCCGCAGGCATCCCCGTCCCTGCCCTGTTGCGGTCCGACCCGAATGCGAATCTCCTCTTCCTCGAAGACGCGGGGGACACGATGCTGGAGGACGCGGTCCGCGGCCACGGCGCGTGCGGGTGCCTGGGGCTCTATGAACAGTGCGTCGAGATCCTGGTCAGGATCCAGTCCGAGGGCACCCGCGCGCTCGACGGCAACGCGATCCCGCCACGCCTTTCCTTCGACGTCGCGAAATTCGCCGAGGAGATCGACTTCTTCCTCCTCCACGCCGTGCGGGAATTCGGCGGGATCCCGTTGTCCGAACGTGAAGAACGGGCGATCAGGGATCTCTTCCTTCCGTTTCTCGAACAGATGTCCGCCTTCCCCCGGGTGCTCGCGCATCGGGATTACCACAGCCGCAACGTGATGGTTCTCGGGCCCGCGAAAACACCCGGCCACCGGAACCTGCGGATCCTCGACTTCCAGGATGCCCGGATGGGAAACGTCTTCTACGACCTGGCGTCGCTGCTGCGCGACTCCTACGTCACCTTGCCGGAGGACGCGGTCGAGGATCTTCGGTACGCGTGGCGGAACGCGGCCACGGCGGAGCTGCGATCCGCGGCGGGGGACCCCGGCGCCTTCTCTTGGCGGTTCGACCTGGCCGCGCTTCAGCGCAACGTAAAGGCGATCGGGACCTTCGGAAACCAGGCGCACAACCGCGGGAAGCGGATCTACCTTCGTTTCATCCCCCCCACGGTCGCCCACCTGCGGGGGAACTTCGAACGGAACCCGCCGATGCGCGCCCTCGCGGGAACGCTCCTCCCGATCCTGTCGGCGCTGGCCGAAAAAGCGTCCGCGGATGGCCCGCCATGA
- a CDS encoding ABC transporter permease, whose protein sequence is MSEGSGLLALLRRTARHRGAAVGMVLLVLFLVAAVFAPAIAPRDPLAQNLDEGLSGPSPSHWMGQDKFGRDVLSRLVHGARLSLAVGLGTVAISLLIGLGAGSLAGFLGGAADRIFTGACDVLLAFPGILLAIGIAAVRGPSFGNVLFALSVLGWVGYARVIRAQVLSVKTREFVESARAVGSSPARLLLRHILPNAISPILVEATFGIARAIVAEAGLSFLGLGVAPPAASWGSMIGEGRHFLFIAPHLVTAPGAAILLTVMSFNFVGDGLRDALDPK, encoded by the coding sequence ATGAGTGAAGGATCCGGCCTCCTCGCGCTCCTGCGCCGCACGGCCCGGCACCGGGGCGCCGCCGTCGGGATGGTCCTCCTCGTCCTGTTCCTCGTCGCCGCCGTCTTCGCGCCGGCGATCGCGCCGCGCGATCCGCTCGCGCAGAATCTCGACGAGGGGCTGTCGGGGCCTTCCCCCTCCCACTGGATGGGACAGGACAAGTTCGGGCGGGACGTCCTCTCGCGGCTGGTCCACGGGGCCCGCCTCTCCCTCGCCGTGGGGTTGGGAACGGTCGCGATCTCGCTCCTCATTGGGCTGGGCGCCGGGTCGCTGGCCGGCTTCCTCGGCGGCGCCGCCGACAGGATCTTCACCGGCGCCTGCGACGTCCTGCTGGCGTTCCCGGGGATCCTGCTCGCCATCGGGATCGCCGCCGTGCGCGGCCCCTCGTTCGGAAACGTCCTGTTCGCCCTTTCGGTCCTTGGATGGGTCGGGTACGCAAGGGTGATCCGCGCGCAGGTCCTCTCCGTGAAAACGAGGGAGTTCGTCGAGTCGGCCCGCGCCGTGGGCAGCTCGCCGGCGCGCCTGCTCCTGCGCCACATCCTCCCCAACGCGATCTCCCCGATCCTCGTCGAGGCGACCTTCGGGATCGCCCGCGCCATCGTCGCGGAGGCGGGGCTCTCTTTCCTCGGCCTGGGCGTCGCGCCGCCGGCGGCTTCGTGGGGGTCGATGATCGGCGAGGGCCGGCACTTCCTGTTCATCGCGCCGCACCTCGTCACCGCACCCGGGGCGGCGATCCTTCTCACGGTCATGTCGTTCAACTTCGTCGGGGACGGGCTGCGGGACGCCCTCGACCCCAAGTAG
- a CDS encoding ATP-grasp domain-containing protein, with protein MPAVLLLDGLWNKTVAAARSLGKRGYRISVGERTWFAPALFSRYCSRRFLHPSPATSPGAFLDALEEELRVGGYDVVLAMEFGTQVLIARNRLRFEGMARFPFASADLAVRVQDKGQLASFASAHGVECPATFRPEGPVDVRAMASLLPYPLLIKPRLSSGGRGIVRVETPSQLLNEYPKVHAVHPSPILQEFLPPGGAALGVGVLMNYSSEPRAAFAYRRLREYPVGGGPSTLRESVLDESLCRTTERLLSALGWTGVAMAEFRVDPRDGRPKLLEVNPRFWGSLHHAVLSGVDFPHLLCRMAIDGDVPPLRKYRVGVRSRSLLHGDLMHFVRNPRRFHLRPRFFDFSIPDDLLSASDPWPVVGRVATLIPACYDRELRGMMLG; from the coding sequence ATGCCGGCCGTCCTGCTCCTCGACGGACTCTGGAACAAGACGGTGGCGGCTGCCCGTTCTCTCGGGAAACGGGGGTACCGAATCTCGGTGGGGGAGAGGACCTGGTTCGCGCCCGCCCTGTTTTCGAGATACTGCTCGCGTCGCTTCCTTCACCCGTCGCCGGCAACCTCCCCGGGTGCCTTTCTGGATGCGCTCGAAGAGGAGTTGCGCGTCGGCGGATACGACGTGGTCCTCGCGATGGAATTCGGCACCCAGGTCCTGATCGCCCGGAACCGTCTCCGCTTCGAGGGGATGGCGCGTTTCCCTTTCGCCTCCGCGGACCTCGCGGTCCGGGTCCAGGACAAGGGACAGCTCGCGTCGTTCGCATCTGCCCACGGCGTCGAGTGTCCCGCCACGTTCCGTCCGGAAGGGCCGGTGGACGTTCGCGCGATGGCTTCGCTTCTCCCATACCCCCTCCTCATCAAGCCCAGGCTTTCCTCCGGGGGGCGGGGGATCGTGCGGGTGGAAACCCCCTCGCAACTCCTGAATGAGTATCCGAAAGTGCATGCCGTCCATCCGTCTCCGATCCTTCAGGAGTTCCTGCCCCCGGGAGGGGCCGCGTTGGGGGTGGGCGTGCTGATGAACTATTCCTCCGAACCGCGCGCAGCGTTCGCCTACCGTCGCCTGCGGGAATACCCCGTCGGCGGGGGCCCCAGCACCCTCCGGGAGAGCGTGCTGGACGAATCGCTCTGCCGGACGACGGAACGGCTCCTCTCGGCGCTCGGCTGGACCGGCGTGGCGATGGCGGAGTTCCGGGTTGACCCGAGGGACGGCAGGCCGAAACTCCTCGAGGTGAACCCCCGGTTCTGGGGATCGCTGCACCATGCGGTCCTGTCGGGGGTCGATTTTCCCCACCTGTTGTGCCGGATGGCGATCGACGGGGATGTTCCTCCCCTGCGGAAGTACCGGGTAGGCGTTCGGAGTCGATCCCTGCTTCACGGGGACCTGATGCATTTCGTGAGAAATCCGCGACGGTTCCACCTCCGCCCCCGCTTCTTCGATTTCTCGATTCCGGATGATCTGCTGTCGGCATCGGATCCGTGGCCCGTGGTGGGGCGGGTGGCAACCCTGATCCCCGCGTGCTACGACCGGGAGTTGCGGGGAATGATGCTCGGATAG
- a CDS encoding outer membrane lipoprotein carrier protein LolA, with protein sequence MLLALLFSPRPSLAEDTAPGEKTISGAERARWFEKDRERRKGVGGLSAVVVQRKRDPLLKNEVVSRGKLSFRKPDSLRWEVESPEQRIVVMDGRTVTTYYPKRKEAERRDMQDDFGTRAALGLFESGISPSLPELERRFHVDLFRSHDEVVLRLIPRSKMLSRSIASIRIHQDPVDGILRRIVVEGTRGDRTETTFSGVTLNPDFPPGTFTLPLGAEVRVTETGGAAQTRVDAP encoded by the coding sequence GTGCTCCTTGCGCTGCTCTTTTCCCCCCGGCCGAGCCTCGCGGAGGATACCGCCCCGGGCGAAAAGACGATCTCGGGAGCGGAGAGGGCCCGTTGGTTCGAGAAGGACCGCGAACGTCGGAAGGGAGTCGGTGGCCTGAGCGCGGTGGTGGTGCAGCGGAAGCGGGACCCGCTCCTCAAGAACGAGGTGGTGTCCAGGGGAAAGTTGTCGTTTCGGAAGCCGGACTCGCTTCGGTGGGAAGTGGAGAGCCCTGAACAAAGGATCGTGGTGATGGATGGCCGAACGGTGACCACCTACTATCCGAAGAGAAAGGAGGCCGAGCGAAGGGACATGCAGGACGATTTCGGGACCCGCGCCGCGCTGGGTCTTTTCGAATCGGGGATCTCCCCCTCCCTCCCCGAACTGGAACGACGATTCCACGTTGACCTTTTCCGGTCGCACGACGAGGTGGTCCTCCGATTGATCCCGCGCTCGAAGATGCTGTCCCGCTCCATCGCATCGATCCGGATCCACCAGGATCCCGTCGATGGGATTCTGCGGCGCATCGTGGTGGAGGGAACCCGCGGGGATCGGACCGAGACGACGTTCTCCGGGGTGACCCTCAATCCCGATTTTCCTCCGGGCACGTTTACCTTGCCACTGGGAGCCGAGGTCCGGGTCACGGAAACGGGGGGAGCGGCACAGACCCGGGTCGATGCGCCGTGA
- a CDS encoding ABC transporter permease, with amino-acid sequence MLGESAVPAQKEELRRELRLDRPILSQYASFLAGIPRGDLGVSFRSREPVLGEIVRRIPATVLLAATSVTVAVLVALPLGVLAAMRRGKAADYLSGFAAMLSLSIPNFLLGPLLVLLFSVQLGFLPVAGYGAGRPLVLPAITLGTGMAALLTRMVRATLLEELRKEYVTASIARGLPYRSAVARHALRNALVPVVTALGLSFGAVLAGSVITETIFSWPGIGRLLIQAIDARDYPLVQGCVLVIALSTVAVNLATDILCARLDPRIRYE; translated from the coding sequence ATGCTGGGGGAAAGCGCCGTACCCGCGCAGAAGGAGGAACTGCGCCGGGAACTTCGCCTCGACCGGCCGATCCTTTCGCAGTACGCCTCGTTCCTCGCCGGGATCCCGCGCGGAGACCTCGGGGTGTCGTTCCGCAGCCGGGAGCCGGTCCTCGGCGAGATCGTCCGCCGGATTCCCGCCACCGTCCTTCTCGCCGCCACCTCCGTCACCGTGGCGGTCCTCGTCGCCCTTCCGCTCGGGGTGCTGGCGGCGATGCGGCGCGGGAAGGCCGCGGACTACCTTTCCGGGTTCGCGGCGATGCTCTCCCTGTCGATCCCGAACTTTCTCCTCGGGCCGCTGCTCGTGCTCCTCTTCTCGGTGCAACTGGGCTTCCTCCCCGTGGCGGGGTACGGCGCGGGCCGTCCGCTGGTGCTCCCCGCGATCACACTCGGAACGGGGATGGCCGCGCTGCTGACGCGGATGGTCCGGGCAACGCTTCTGGAGGAGCTCCGGAAGGAGTACGTGACGGCCTCGATCGCGCGGGGTCTTCCGTACCGGTCCGCCGTGGCCCGCCACGCGCTGCGCAACGCCCTCGTCCCCGTCGTCACCGCGCTTGGGCTGTCGTTCGGCGCGGTGCTCGCCGGGAGCGTCATCACGGAGACGATCTTCTCCTGGCCCGGGATCGGCCGCCTCCTGATCCAGGCGATCGACGCGCGGGACTACCCGCTGGTGCAGGGGTGCGTCCTCGTCATCGCGCTGTCGACCGTGGCGGTGAACCTGGCGACGGACATCCTGTGCGCCCGTCTCGACCCGAGGATCCGCTATGAGTGA
- a CDS encoding transglycosylase SLT domain-containing protein produces MKFRLLWILAFLALHPSFAAASTSASGHDDAFREGWSLLQKERYAEARAVLAKIPPLEYDLGDYAVYFGGEAAAREGKRAEAGESLRLLEEKFPGSPLLPYLRHGVAWAAALDNDVAAAREAFVLSRGKVIGSRRMAEEGYLAGFLAGEGAPVAEAATLHLENFSAYPAREAGILSFERLWKWRADGLLAGWNLSPGFYAKFAKAAARAGEAERARALFEEATRRFPPSEEYFGLIFDYAEFLRKQGETSAAAALLEKHLADAPPAFMAEARFLHARVEWKAGRLDEARRQFLEIAEGDALPGTADRARYLAAWIAEEGGDLAGATESFGRLRGAGNDSIREEALFRYAYGLYRKGRHDEAIPAFEAGETGAGGTVERARHRYWKARALRDAGREAEAQPIFADLAGDAFAGIYGLFAATERGAETFRFLGAPSSGKTKTCGEDRARLWERIRKADWGPADASIVRRAERLTLLGVIDYAILEASLVDRAAARKATGMGDGGVPGLFRYLAGDLKGGIRETSYVPLDPMHPGLVDRIQYPIAPEFLDDCDQRRSGIDPLVLHAIIRQESRFQSDILSSAGAVGLMQLMPRTAAEVARREKLPKPHRRDLLRPVLNVRLGAAYLSRLVKGYGGDYFRAVAAYNAGEAAVERWWKRSNGDPAAFLERISYKETRSYMRHVFFNLLQYYRIYRPEKFALYFPRPPATGKPAGDAAPPPPPAAPADNVLSTTPTPEADPTGPPPSPPPAGTPGGR; encoded by the coding sequence ATGAAATTTCGCCTGCTGTGGATCCTCGCTTTCCTCGCCCTGCACCCGTCGTTCGCCGCCGCCTCCACATCCGCGTCGGGGCACGACGACGCGTTCCGGGAGGGATGGTCCCTTCTCCAGAAGGAACGGTACGCGGAGGCCCGCGCGGTCCTCGCGAAGATTCCTCCCCTCGAATACGACCTCGGGGATTACGCGGTGTACTTCGGCGGCGAGGCCGCCGCCCGCGAGGGGAAGCGGGCCGAGGCCGGAGAGTCGTTGCGCCTGCTCGAGGAGAAGTTCCCGGGTTCCCCCCTCCTCCCGTATCTCCGCCACGGCGTCGCCTGGGCGGCCGCCCTCGACAACGACGTCGCGGCGGCCCGCGAAGCGTTCGTCCTCTCCCGCGGGAAGGTGATCGGAAGCCGGCGAATGGCGGAGGAAGGGTATCTCGCCGGCTTCCTCGCCGGGGAGGGCGCGCCCGTGGCGGAGGCGGCGACGCTGCACCTGGAGAATTTTTCGGCCTACCCGGCGCGGGAGGCCGGGATCCTCTCCTTTGAGCGCCTTTGGAAGTGGCGCGCCGACGGCCTCCTCGCGGGATGGAACCTATCGCCCGGATTTTACGCGAAATTCGCCAAGGCGGCCGCGCGGGCCGGGGAAGCCGAACGGGCGAGGGCGCTCTTCGAAGAGGCGACCCGCCGTTTCCCACCCTCCGAGGAATATTTCGGGCTGATCTTCGATTACGCCGAATTCCTCCGGAAGCAGGGGGAGACCTCGGCCGCCGCCGCGCTCCTGGAGAAGCACCTGGCGGACGCCCCGCCGGCGTTCATGGCGGAGGCCCGCTTTCTCCACGCCAGGGTCGAATGGAAGGCCGGCCGCCTCGACGAGGCGCGCAGGCAGTTCCTCGAGATCGCCGAGGGGGATGCCCTTCCGGGGACGGCGGACCGGGCGCGGTACCTGGCGGCGTGGATCGCCGAGGAGGGGGGGGACCTCGCCGGGGCGACCGAATCCTTCGGACGCCTGCGGGGCGCCGGAAACGATTCGATCCGGGAGGAGGCGCTCTTCCGGTACGCCTACGGCCTGTACCGGAAGGGACGGCACGACGAGGCGATCCCGGCGTTCGAAGCAGGGGAGACGGGGGCAGGCGGGACGGTGGAGCGCGCCCGGCATCGGTACTGGAAGGCGCGGGCGCTCCGGGACGCCGGCAGGGAGGCGGAGGCGCAGCCGATCTTCGCGGATCTTGCCGGAGACGCGTTCGCCGGAATCTACGGGCTCTTCGCGGCGACGGAGCGGGGAGCGGAAACGTTCCGGTTCCTCGGCGCCCCCTCCAGCGGCAAGACGAAGACGTGCGGCGAGGATCGCGCCCGGCTCTGGGAGCGGATCCGGAAGGCCGATTGGGGGCCGGCCGACGCTTCGATCGTCCGGCGGGCGGAACGGCTGACCCTCCTCGGGGTGATCGACTACGCCATCCTCGAGGCTTCGCTGGTCGACCGCGCGGCGGCGCGGAAGGCGACGGGGATGGGAGACGGCGGGGTGCCCGGCCTTTTCCGGTATCTCGCCGGCGACCTGAAGGGGGGAATCCGCGAGACATCGTACGTCCCCCTGGACCCGATGCATCCCGGGCTGGTGGACAGGATCCAGTACCCGATCGCCCCCGAGTTCCTGGACGATTGCGATCAACGGCGCTCCGGGATCGACCCGCTCGTCCTCCACGCGATCATCCGGCAGGAGTCGCGTTTCCAGTCGGACATCCTCTCCTCCGCGGGCGCCGTGGGCCTGATGCAGTTGATGCCCCGAACCGCGGCGGAGGTGGCGCGGAGGGAGAAGTTGCCGAAGCCGCACAGGCGGGACCTGCTGCGTCCGGTCCTGAACGTTCGTCTCGGCGCGGCATACCTGTCACGCCTGGTGAAGGGGTACGGGGGGGACTACTTCCGTGCGGTGGCGGCCTACAACGCGGGGGAGGCGGCGGTGGAACGCTGGTGGAAAAGGTCGAACGGCGACCCGGCGGCGTTTCTCGAACGGATCTCCTACAAGGAGACACGCTCCTACATGCGCCACGTCTTTTTCAACCTTCTCCAATATTACCGGATTTACCGTCCGGAGAAGTTCGCCCTGTACTTTCCCAGGCCTCCCGCAACAGGGAAGCCAGCAGGCGATGCCGCGCCGCCCCCACCGCCCGCGGCGCCGGCCGACAACGTTCTTTCGACGACGCCCACTCCCGAAGCCGACCCGACCGGACCGCCGCCGTCGCCACCGCCCGCCGGAACGCCGGGCGGTCGGTAG